The Lampris incognitus isolate fLamInc1 chromosome 17, fLamInc1.hap2, whole genome shotgun sequence genome contains a region encoding:
- the polr3e gene encoding DNA-directed RNA polymerase III subunit RPC5, producing the protein MASGDEDDPIIDEIDVYLAKSLADKLYLFQYPVRPSTMTYDDVTHLSARIKPKQQKVELELAINTMSPNYCRSKGEQIALNVDGTSYDETSTYSVKMMDKQMFSSIQATTNTSRYAAAVFRKGELHVTPLQGILQMRPSFTYLDKADGKHKEREAGNEGGDSSQDEAEDDVKAITVRFSRPESEHARQRRIQSYEFLQKKQAEEPWVHLQYHGVKDGRSEHEKQYLFCQSMDATENPELVKTPKEYLAMLMPPLAEEKVVKPVGPSNVLSMAQLRTLPLAEQVKTLMKNVKVIPFANLMGLLASGTDSTSVLRCIQQVALLVQGNWVVKSDVLYPKNSFSPHSGVPAEVLCRGRDFVMWRFTLERSVMRREIAAIIKLPPEDVKEFLEHVAVPRINRGWEFLLPSDVDFIKKHPDVAHRQHMLWLGIQTKLEKVFNFSKEDFMPKDAPQPAPVHISGEQRLRTAQERAQENQSSLQKDLNARKQSTQTGNIVHFKQEPVSHMEDEPMDTDFPSSSSVPNGCVNGYPSAISPAADHTNRNGGSPVTSPSPELRDFVSKTFKKHIVLTLSELKRLFNLHLASLPTGHNLFHSISDRLLQDTILLCQCKQILVPFPAQTTAAADEQKVFGLCETGETFDKHRRLLYDVFTKNYRVRRSVVQSRLTQEFGDNVTKAEIDRLLKECCSSNGGMWYLKGTFQS; encoded by the exons TACCCTGTTCGACCATCAACCATGACCTATGATGACGTGACTCATCTATCTGCCAGGATCAAACCTAAGCAGCAAAAG GTGGAGTTGGAACTGGCTATCAACACTATGAGCCCCAACTACTGTCGCAGTAAGGGAGAACAAATTGCTCTCAATGTGGATGGTACATCCTATGATGAAACCAGCACCTATTCAGT GAAGATGATGGACAAACAAATGTTCTCATCCATTCAGGCCACCACCAACACCTCAAGATATGCTGCTGCAGTGTTTCGTAAAG GGGAGCTCCATGTCACACCTCTGCAGGGAATCCTTCAGATGAGGCCCAGCTTCACCTACCTGGACAAGGCTGATGGCAAGCATAAAGAGAGGGAGGCAGGCAATGAGg GAGGAGATTCCTCACAAGATGAAGCTGAGGATGATGTGAAGGCTATCACT GTTAGGTTTTCTCGTCCCGAGTCAGAGCATGCTCGGCAGAGAAGGATTCAGTCCTATGAGTTCCTCCAGAAGAAGCAGGCGGAGGAGCCCTGGGTTCACCTGCAATACCATGGTGTCAAG GATGGTCGGTCAGAGCACGAGAAGCAATACCTGTTCTGTCAGTCAATGGATGCCACAGAAAACCCTGAACTGGTTAAAACTCCAAA GGAGTATCTGGCAATGCTCATGCCTCCTCTGGCAGAGGAAAAAGT TGTGAAGCCTGTTGGCCCCAGTAATGTACTTTCAATGGCTCAGCTCCGCACCTTGCCACTGGCTGAACAAGTCAAGACCCTGATGAAAAATG TCAAGGTGATACCTTTTGCCAACTTGATGGGTCTGCTAGCTTCTGGCACTGACTCTACTTCAGTGCTGCGCTGCATCCAACAGGTGGCGCTACTTGTTCAGGGAAACTGGGTTGTCAAGAG TGATGTTCTGTATCCTAAAAACAGCTTCAGTCCCCACAGCGGTGTCCCTGCTGAAGTGCTGTGTCGGGGCAGGGACTTTGTG ATGTGGAGGTTCACCCTGGAGCGTTCTGTGATGAGAAGAGAGATTGCCGCCATCATTAAG CTTCCTCCAGAGGATGTGAAGGAGTTCCTGGAGCATGTAGCAGTGCCACGCATCAACCGCGGCTGGGAGTTCCTCTTGCCTAGTGATGTTGACTTCATTAAGAAACACCCAGATGTGGCCCACAGGCAACACATGCTGTGGCTCGGCATTCAGACCAA GTTGGAAAAGGTCTTTAACTTCTCTAAAGAGGATTTCATGCCAAAGGATGCTCCACAGCCAG CACCTGTCCACATCAGCGGGGAGCAGCGTCTAAGGACAGCCCAAGAGCGTGCCCAGGAAAACCAGTCGTCACTACAAAAGGACCTAAATGCCAGAAAACAGAGTACACAGACAGGAAACATTGTCCATTTCAAACAGGAACCGGTCAGCCACATGGAAGATGAACCGATGGATACAGActtcccttcctcttcctcagtcCCTAATGGTTGTGTCAACGGATACCCCAGTGCCATTTCCCCCGCTGCTGATCACACTAACCGTAACGGCGGGAGCCCAGTTACCTCTCCCTCTCCGGAGCTCCGGGACTTTGTGTCAAAGACTTTCAAGAAACATATTGTACTCACGCTCAGTGAGCTTAAGAGGCTGTTCAACCTCCACCTGGCCTCCTTACCGACTGGACACAACCTCTTCCACTCCATCTCAGACCGCCTGCTTCAGGACACCATACTGCTTTGCCAGTGTAAACAGATACTGGTGCCT TTTCCCGCCCAGACCACAGCGGCCGCTGATGAACAGAAAGTGTTTGGTTTGTGCGAGACGGGAGAGACGTTTGACAAG CACCGTCGGCTGCTATATGACGTGTTTACCAAGAACTACCGGGTGAGGAGGAGCGTGGTGCAGTCTAGACTGACCCAAGAGTTTGGGGATAATGTCACCAAGGCAGAAATTGACCGGCTGCTTAAG GAGTGTTGCAGCAGCAACGGTGGGATGTGGTACCTCAAGGGAACGTTCCAGTCCTGA